In Mycobacteriales bacterium, one DNA window encodes the following:
- a CDS encoding thiamine pyrophosphate-dependent enzyme, with the protein GGREFYLSGNLASMAPGMPYAIGIQHAYPGRQVIAFVGDGGFAMLMADFLTAVRYQLPVKVIIDNNNGYGQIRWEQIVLGYPEFAVRHEAPEADFAAWARSCGAYGVKVTEPGALEAAVRGALAHPGPALVDCTVNANEPPMPGKVEYEQAKKFTEAFLRGEPNKVATLATVARDKINQLRS; encoded by the coding sequence CGGCGGACGGGAGTTCTACCTGTCCGGCAACCTGGCCTCGATGGCGCCCGGTATGCCGTACGCGATCGGCATCCAGCATGCGTACCCGGGCCGGCAGGTGATCGCGTTCGTCGGGGACGGCGGTTTCGCGATGCTCATGGCCGACTTCCTCACCGCGGTCCGGTACCAGCTGCCGGTGAAGGTGATCATCGACAACAACAACGGCTACGGGCAGATCCGCTGGGAGCAGATCGTGCTCGGCTATCCGGAGTTCGCCGTACGGCACGAGGCGCCGGAGGCGGACTTCGCGGCCTGGGCCCGCAGCTGCGGCGCGTACGGCGTGAAGGTGACCGAGCCCGGCGCGCTGGAGGCCGCGGTCCGCGGCGCCCTCGCCCATCCCGGGCCGGCGCTGGTCGACTGCACGGTCAACGCGAACGAGCCGCCGATGCCGGGCAAGGTCGAGTACGAGCAGGCCAAGAAGTTCACCGAGGCATTCCTGCGCGGCGAGCCCAACAAGGTGGCCACCCTCGCCACGGTCGCCCGCGACAAGATCAACCAGCTGCGGAGCTAG